The Natranaerovirga hydrolytica genome contains the following window.
GCGAAGGGGCTGCGGTAACGTATAGGTTAAAGTAAAGTTCTTAAAATAATTACATGGCTCAACTAACGTAAGTGTTCAATAAGTACCTTGTACACTTCAAAAATTAAATACCAGCTATTTTGCAAATTGTACATTCAATAGGTGTCAACTAGTTGTATCAATAGCAATAGGTTTAGGTACATATTTCCAAAAACATAAAGCCCCAATTAAGGGGATACGACTATTCAAGTAAAAAGTCTAAGATATTTTGAACTTTAATACCGGAATAGTCGTTGGAAATAATCTGATCCATAGTGAGAATATATTTTGGATAATTATCAGATATGGATTCCAGAGGGCGCAACTCGCGCTCTCTTGTCTTTTCATCTAGAATGGTAGCAGAAACCTGATAATATATTTTTTGATTGGTTTTTGTAGCCACAAAATCAACTTCTAAGGAACCAATTTTTCCGATGGTCACTTCATAGCCACGTCTGATTAATTCTAAATATACGAGGTTTTCTAAAACATGGCTGTAATCTGTGTTATGCAGTCCAGTTAGTTGATTTCGAATCCCCATATCTACAATGTAATATTTCTCAAGATTCTTTAGAAACATTTTACCCTTTAAGTCATAGCGATTGGCTTCGTAGATTATGAAAGCATTTTCTAGCATTTTGAGATAATTATCTATGCCATTATCCATTAAATGATCTTCAAATAAAGAAAGTAGAGTTGACTTACCACAACGTCTGATACAAGTTATCAATATCAATAGGTTTATGCACGTTTTTTTCTAAACAATTGGAAAAATTTATAAAAAAAGTCATCGCGGGTTAAAAAGATATAGTGTTGAAAAGAAGTAAATATTCTTATATAATTTAATTACAACAAGATTGCTCTAAATTCTCAAAAGCTTGATTACGATTATTTAAAAGTAGTAAACTAAATAAAAGCGTCGTTATAGAGAAAAGGTGTTGAATGTGAAAATAGAAAATATTATAAAAATAATTAATAGTGGTAAAAGCATTAAGGTAGAATTTAAAGAAAGTAAAAAGAAGTTAAATAAAGATGTATATGAATCAGTTTGTGCATTTTTGAATCAATATGGGGGATAACTTTTTTTAGGTGTTAATGATGTTGTAACATCCCTAAACAATCCTAATACGCTTAATCCTACTTTTTACTTGGCAGTAGAGGAAGTGGAAATTGACGGAAAAGTAATTCTCTATTTGAATGTTACTGAAAGTTCTCAGGTTCATCGGTGCAAAGATAAAATCTTTGATAGAAATGAAGATGGAGACGGTTCTTTCCACAGTTAGTTGAATGTCTTTGATCTTTCCAATAAAAGCACTTTTAAAAGCAAAGTTTCAAAGTTACATCAAAAAGCTTGACCATTACATACAATTTGATGCGAAGTACGGTTCAATGAAATATTATGAATCATTCAGGTTTACCTCTTTTATAAAATCATCTGCATATTTCATTTGCTATCTGCATATAATAATGATAAAATTATGCACATATAATAGAGAGTAGGTAGGTGATAGAAGTGAAAGAATTTAACTATAGAGAAATGAACAGTGAATTAATGGTTCCTGAGATCATGAATCTAGTATCGAAAATCCATGAATTTAAAGGCAAGCAAGAACTGTTCATGAGGGCTAAACCAGGTATATTAAAAGCCATGTTGGAGGTAGCAAAAATTCAAAGTACCGGTGCATCCAATCGAATTGAAGGGATCTTTACTTCCGATGCGAGGCTTGAAGCACTGGTTTCAAAAAAAGCAGAACCGATGAATAGAGATGAAGAGGAAATTTCAGGATATAGGGAAGTTCTAAATACAATACATGAAAATTACGCTTATATCACTTTAAGGTCAAGTATGATTTTACAATTGCACAGAGACCTTTATAGTTTTCATCCGTCTACCAATGGGGGACGATATAAAAATCAAGACAATGTTATTGAAGAAGTGGACGGGAAAGGAATTCGTCGAATTCGGTTTAAACCCTTATCTGCTTTTGAAACGCCAGAAGCGGTAGAGAAATTATGTAGTGCCTATCATGAGGCAATAAATGAGGGGAGAATTGACCCATTAATTTTAATTTCAAAGTTTGTATTAGATTTTCTAAGCATTCATCCTTTTAATGATGGTAATGGAAGAATGAGCAGACTCCTAACACTTTTACTTCTATACCAGCAAGGCTACATTGTAGGAAAGTATATCAGTGTGGAGATGCTCATTGAAAGCACCAAGGAAAGCTATTATGAAACCCTTCAAGAAAGCTCAATTGACTGGCACGAAAACGAGAACAGTTATCTACCTTTTGTGAAGTACTACCTAAGTATTTTATGGAAAGCGTATAAGGATTTCTCTGATAGGGTAGAAACTGTAGCTGTAGACAAAATGGGTAAATCAGAAAGAGTAAAAGATCTATTCCATAAGAAGGTTGGTAAACTTTCAAAGCGAGAGATCGCAGATATTTATCCTGATATCAGTGTCACAACCATTGAAAAAGCACTTTCTGATTTATTGAAAGATGGATACATCAAAAAGGTTGGATCCGGTAGAGGAACAGCATACATTAAAAACTCAGACTATGAGGGACAGAAGAAAACTAAAAGATAGAACCGAAGACCTTCGGGTCTTTTTTCGTGTGCCCAGCACGGGCACAGGCTAGTCGGTGAAAGTCCGATATGGGGGCTAGTAGCGCCAACCATTAGCTTAAAATGGTGTAAACAACACAATATACCGATCAGCACATTCTACCGCAAGCTAAATATCCTTCGAAAAAAAGCAGCCATGACCAAACCTGTTAAACCTGTCATTTATGAAAAACAAGAAGTTGTGTGTCCTTCCTGTGTTAGTTTAATAATTTCATATTTATTCATTAATGTTTTCACTCCTTATGCACCTCCAATATATTATTTCTATATTGAAGAGTATATTAAAATAGTGGAGCACTTTTCAATTAATATAAACAACATCCATCATTGTTGAAGCATTATCAATAAGTATTTCCATAGGAACTCCACCTAGGGTTTCAAATGCATTGGATAAGAAATCAATATTCTTCTATTAACTCCTAACTCAGTTGCTCATTTACTGTAGTTTGGTTTTTCCAAGTTGTTTGCCTCCACCAATATTTTCAATTTATTTAAATCCTGTACTGCTTTAAGCTTTATTTCAGTAGTAATGTTTATGTTATATATAATCTTCATCACCCATTAATACTATAAATAGAATTGTTGCTTTTGTACAGTGTTATTTAGGCAACTTTCACATTATTATTTTAGCATTTATGGCTGCAAAGCCCAAGTGGGAAATCTTTTTTTATGAGGTAATTCCTAAATGGCCCTAATGTCATTTTGGTTAGCAAACAAAAAGGAAAATACGAACGAAAATGACAAAATAAGGTTATCAATTATGCTAAGTGAAGTAGAAGTTTTTAGTGAGAAAGTCAAAAACAAGTTATCTCCTAAAAGTTATCAAGAAAACTTGTCATATTTGTTCGTATATGATATAGT
Protein-coding sequences here:
- a CDS encoding DUF4143 domain-containing protein, giving the protein MILITCIRRCGKSTLLSLFEDHLMDNGIDNYLKMLENAFIIYEANRYDLKGKMFLKNLEKYYIVDMGIRNQLTGLHNTDYSHVLENLVYLELIRRGYEVTIGKIGSLEVDFVATKTNQKIYYQVSATILDEKTRERELRPLESISDNYPKYILTMDQIISNDYSGIKVQNILDFLLE
- a CDS encoding ATP-binding protein gives rise to the protein MKIENIIKIINSGKSIKVEFKESKKKLNKDVYESVCAFLNQYGG
- a CDS encoding Fic family protein is translated as MKEFNYREMNSELMVPEIMNLVSKIHEFKGKQELFMRAKPGILKAMLEVAKIQSTGASNRIEGIFTSDARLEALVSKKAEPMNRDEEEISGYREVLNTIHENYAYITLRSSMILQLHRDLYSFHPSTNGGRYKNQDNVIEEVDGKGIRRIRFKPLSAFETPEAVEKLCSAYHEAINEGRIDPLILISKFVLDFLSIHPFNDGNGRMSRLLTLLLLYQQGYIVGKYISVEMLIESTKESYYETLQESSIDWHENENSYLPFVKYYLSILWKAYKDFSDRVETVAVDKMGKSERVKDLFHKKVGKLSKREIADIYPDISVTTIEKALSDLLKDGYIKKVGSGRGTAYIKNSDYEGQKKTKR